In one window of Helianthus annuus cultivar XRQ/B chromosome 17, HanXRQr2.0-SUNRISE, whole genome shotgun sequence DNA:
- the LOC110925869 gene encoding ubiquitin receptor RAD23d: MKVNVKTLKGTHFEIEVKVEDTVADVKKTIETLQGADVYPAAQQMLIHQGKVLKDGTTMEENKVAENSFIVIMLSKNKSSPAAGASSAATVPKATETSSATAPTPVAAPPPPPPATVTPTPAPVSTPAANPTSENAYGEVASNLVSGNNLEGAIQQILDMGGGTWDRDTVVRALRAAFNNPERAVEYLYSGIPESADLPPAPGAPAVPPVQPAQAPPAAAAAALPTGPNANPLNLFPQGIPDMGGNAPAGAAGNLDFLRNSQQFQAFRAMVQANPQILQPMLQELGKQNPQLVRLIQEHQADFLRLINEPVEGGENPFGQLGAGMPQTVTVTPEEREAIERLEAMGFDRALVLEVFFACNKNEELAANYLLDHMHEFED; this comes from the exons ATGAAGGTGAACGTGAAGACGTTGAAGGGGACTCACTTTGAAATCGAAGTGAAAGTTGAAGATACG GTTGCAGATGTGAAGAAAACTATAGAAACATTGCAGGGAGCTGATGTTTATCCTGCTGCACAGCAGATGCTCATCCATCAAGGTAAAGTGCTAAAAGATGGAACCACCATGGAAGAAAACAAAGTTGCTGAAAATAGTTTCATCGTCATCATGTTATCGAAG AACAAGAGCTCCCCTGCTGCTGGAGCTTCATCAGCTGCAACTGTCCCAAAG GCCACTGAGACAAGTTCAGCGACTGCTCCTACTCCAGTGGCGGCACCACCTCCTCCGCCTCCTGCAACTGTGACACCAACCCCAGCACC GGTATCAACTCCGGCCGCAAACCCAACATCTGAAAACGCGTATGGGGAAGTAGCATCGAATCTTGTTTCAGGAAACAATTTAGAGGGTGCGATCCAGCAGATTCTTGATATGGGTGGGGGTACTTGGGATAGGGATactgttgttcgtgctcttcgtGCTGCTTTCAACAATCCAGAAAGAGCTGTTGAATATTTGTATTCG GGCATACCGGAGTCGGCTGATCTTCCTCCAGCACCGGGAGCTCCAGCTGTGCCGCCAGTTCAGCCCGCACAAGCACCACCAGCAGCTGCTGCAGCAGCTTTGCCAACTGGACCAAATGCAAATCCCTTGAATCTTTTTCCTCAG GGTATTCCTGACATGGGTGGGAATGCACCTGCGGGTGCTGCTGGCAACCTGGATTTCCTGCGCAACAGCCAACAGTTTCAAGCTTTCCGTGCAATGGTGCAAGCTAATCCACAAATCTTGCAG CCTATGCTCCAAGAGTTAGGGAAGCAGAATCCTCAGCTGGTGAGACTCATCCAAGAGCATCAGGCTGATTTCCTTCGCTTAATTAACGAACCCGTCGAAGGCGGAGA GAATCCATTCGGACAGCTGGGGGCAGGGATGCCACAGACGGTAACAGTCACACCAGAGGAGCGTGAAGCTATTGAACGA CTTGAAGCGATGGGATTTGACAGAGCTCTAGTATTGGAGGTGTTTTTCGCGTGCAACAAAAACGAAGAACTGGCTGCTAATTACCTTCTCGACCACATGCACGAGTTTGAAGACTAG
- the LOC110922154 gene encoding ACD11 homolog protein — MALLSYFTSNNNRENGRIRTMKNEDVNNDRKDSRKESPLSAIAQAFEEISDLINKGGDVDDLRLKPFCEACSKVSVLFSCLGIAFKFAEMEYTAKVGDLLEASKKFNTLSSVVDFDLKNKTVKSQGSHTRNLRRVRQGLDLIRELFQNFLSAEKYSLKKAATTAYQQVCAPYHTWAVRTAVSAGMCTLPTREQLLLNLNETDKSADKEMRRYIKASSDVIKIIDNLYISRGITLDW; from the exons ATGGCTCTCCTTTCATACTTCACCTCCAACAACAATCGAGAAAA TGGTAGGATCCGGACGATGAAAAATGAAGACGTTAATAATGATCGGAAGGATTCTAGAAAAGAATCTCCGCTTTCTGCCATCGCACAAGCGTTTGAGGAGATTTCGGATTTGATTAACAAAGGCGGTGATGTTGATGATCTGCGATTGAAGCCGTTTTGTGAGGCGTGTAGTAAGGTTTCTGTGTTGTTTAGTTGCCTTGGTATTGCTTTTAAGTTTGCTGAAATGGAATACACCGCTAAG GTGGGTGATCTTCTTGAAGCATCAAAGAAGTTCAACACTTTAAGTAGTGTAGTTGACTTTGACCTAAAAAACAAGACGGTAAAATCACAAGGGAGCCATACTCGCAACCTCCGTAGAGTTAGGCAAGGTCTAGATCTCATACGAGAATTGTTCCAGAATTTTTTATCAGCCGA gAAATATTCACTTAAAAAAGCAGCTACAACAGCATATCAACAAGTATGCGCACCATACCACACATGGGCAGTTAGAACTGCGGTTTCTGCGGGAATGTGTACTCTTCCAACAAGGGAACAACTTCTATTGAACCTAAATGAAACCG ATAAATCAGCGGATAAAGAAATGAGGAGATATATTAAAGCTTCAAGTGATGTTATAAAAATCATTGATAATCTATATATTTCTAGAGGAATTACATTGGATTGGTGA